atctgaaccgtcAAAATGAACGTGCCAATGGGCCCAGCTTGGAGCTTGgcggaatctcaatccaacgacggagagactGTCTCTTCCCATATGCcgaaccgccaagtcaccctaaagattggaaccagacatgctTCTATtgtcaagacacttctccggctaatgagaaccctcttcccggctttcgcgccctgcgcctgGAGTCAACTCACCCCTTACCAGATAAACTGTCTCCAGCTGAACGTCAAACACTTGCCCCCACCATAAACAAGGTCAAAGCTCTTCTAGGGAACGGCCTAAACGgcattgacctggtccgggtttggattgcctggcgggttattcctttgagccgccgccccggcttgatgtgcgattacacaggccagaaaaatgatcctctacggcacagtcctgacgacttacctgaagatgttgttgatgatatgaccaagtctcttctgaacgagagcctggcagactgcgggaaagtgggcttaagtcctttctgcaaggctaacccggctccatCGGTAAACCATTGACTTGAGAATTTTACCTTCCACTTTGACAATTTCGTCTTTACTCAAAAACCTTTGTTGTAATTtacaggctgatgataaattttggaaggtcaagtatgaccatgaggctgcaaagaaagccagaaaagctaagaaagccgccaggaaagcctcggcccgtaagaaggggaacaaacctagcgcctcggatatGCTTCATCTGAAggatacctccgagtcagaggtagctcttgactctttaggctccttttttaaccatcttattgacactgattatcagcaggagtaTACAGGAGCGAGTCATGTAgcgattgaagaggtaactataatttcctccgactccgagcctttgccaagacagaaagtccgaagagtaaccaggaaagtaagattttcataTCCTTTAaattatcaagatcctcaatttcttttgagcGACAAATACACGCGAGTCgaaggcagacccggaccagtaaagatgcggacctctcctccggcttacccgatgtAACAAGAAAACGCCGGACTGAGGTATCCAGATATATATAAGTCCGGAAACTCACTAGAGAAGAAAGTGACGACGGTGAAGCCGGTCACATCCCAGAGTGGGATCTTGgggtataaaactttttcttcgcgtgtgtccctttcgccgtaaccatggacaatcttcatcatttaacgggatgctcgggtcaatattcactatGAAGGGAGCAATTTCATGAAATTTTTCATAATCTTCTTAcgtgtctgtcttgtcctccactcccacgatgtttctttttcctgaaagaactatgtggtgcTTTGGCTCATTGTAtaatgtattcgcttccttatcttttctttttttcggcttggtagacatgtccttcacataaaAAACCTGCGCCACATAATTGGCTAGGACAAATGGTTCGTCAgcgtaaccaagattgttgagatccactgttgtcatccCGTACTGCGGGAATTCCTTTACCTGCCTCCTgtcagattgacccatttgcaccgaaacaaaggtaCCTTCAAACCACATCCATAGTCAAGTTctcatatctcctctatgtaaccataatatgtgatgGGATCATGTGATTGGTTCATGGTTGGTGGCTGGCAGGTATGGTTTCCTCCTACGACTGTCTAGTCgtgcgccggggggggggggggggtgtcagatctggagttcgatggTGTGTCAGCTCGAATAACGAGGTGATCCGTCAATTTTCTCTTTGGTGGTTGTTGTGGTGGTCGGAGAGGCAGGTGACGGGCGTTGGTGTCAAGCTCAGGGGATATTTTGGTCGTGTTTgtattttttctttttgattgGTTCCTTTATGTAGAAGCTAGCGTTCTTCTGTCTTTTCAGTTTTGTCTGGTCGCGTATACGTGGCTTGTACTATGATCTTTGTCATATGAATGAGAGATGTATTATCATGCAAAAAAAAGCATACTCAATCATTTTCAAACTAAAATAGTTAACTCACAACATTTATTTTTCTTACAAACACTTGAATAAAGTAGTACACCACCCACAATCTCCTTCGATAGACACAAGTTATAACCTAACAACAACAGGACTCAGGACTTCTGGTCGCATACAACACAGTAACAAGAACAAGTGCAATGACCAactaaaaaagaaaaggaaaaggattAAGTACAATGAAGCAAACTGGTCACCGAGGCACACGCCTTTGGAAGTGCTCCGTCATGATCCACGCGATGGTTATGAGCTCTCCGCCGTGGCTGAGCTGCTTGGCATGGGACTCCCTGCTGCTTTTGATTGACGCAGCGACCAGCATACGCACCCATCCATCCAAGACGAGGTCCAACACTTTCTCCACTCCCACTGGAGTTTCGTGTCCGCCAAAGTTAGGCAGTATATGCCCAAACATGCGTCTGCTCTCATGGTCCATAGCAATTCTTGCACGCAAAGTCTGACCTCCTATCGCACGTTCCAGTTGCCGGGCAAACACGGTTCCATAGTCGCGCTTATCATACAAGAAGAAGGGTCCAGTCTTCTTCATGAAGGTCAGCCCATCCAGTATGCCTACAAACCCTGCCTTCCTTCCTTCAGGACCCGCTGCACTCCATATTTCCTCCAAATCATTGCTAGTCTTCTCGCACATGCTGCGGAGCTTAAGGGCTGGTAGCATGTCGTGGCGTGCCACGGCAAGAAACATCATGTAATTTGACAGGGCCTTGATGGCCTTGATGGTGTTCACACATTGGGGTTCTACCTTTGCTACTTGGAGATACGAGAGGAAAATGTTGGTGGCCATGTGCCATATAAAAACCACTTCCTGAAGTTCAATATTTTTACCATGTGCGGATTTCACATTGAACATCCCAGAGAGATCATCATTTTTCAGAATCAACTGCCATATCCGTTGAAACAACAACTTCTTCACATCACTCTGAATCACCAGGGTCCCCTTGTACTGATATCTCTTCCACCAATCATCAAGCTTTATCTTCTTTAACACTCTGATGCTTCTCTTTGCCATATCACGACAGCACACGTCAAACAAATTATACTGCCCGATGGATCCTGACCAACCTCTAGAGCATATCGGCCTACAGGCTGCTGCCTTGACAAGGCGACGAGAAGACTGAAGTCGCTTACAAAGCGTCGCACCCCATCCTCCTTTATTGTCCAGTAAATCACATGTCCATGTAGAAAATGCAGCCTTGACTAATGATACCATGTCCAGAAGCAGTGCACCACCAAACAAGATGTACGTGATGATAACATCTATTTTGGACTGTCCTTGTTTACCATAGAAATGAAACAACAAGAATGCAACAATAGTGGCGAGCGGTGAGATGACACGGAGAAAGTAGCCATACCAATGGTGAATCATGGTTGCCTTGGTGTAGAGGATGTCATACATGAGGGAGAGCTCCAACTCAACTACCTTGCCGATATGCTGCCCTTTCCAATTTTCAGAAACTTTACCTGAATCCTCGGAATAATCAGTCAGCGCAGCCATGCAAGTAGGGAGCACATGGTGAGCAAACAACAAAAGCTCTTCTTCATCTATATCTCTTGTACTATCCTTTGACCCAACCGGCACATCCCTAGAGGGTTGAGCCTTGATCGAGCTTCGGATGTTATCAAGAGTGGCGCGCTTGAGGGCCCATGTCCTCTCCAAGTACTTGAGGAAACCAACAATGAACATCAAGCTGGCTGCTACCACCATGGCTGGTTCATGGGTCATATGTTTATACAAGACATAACAAACCCCAACGGTTTGGACGCCAAGAGTTAGCAGGTGGCGTGGCCAGAGCTGGTTGTCCTCAAGGGCGTACGCAGTGATGTTGTCCTGGCTACCAAGATGTAGGAGGAGAAAGGGCGCCCAGAATGCCACGAGCTGATGCTCGGGTAACCAACCACTCATGGAAAGATGGCCAAGAGTGTATACGGCGGTGGAGTCGGCCATGAGATAGGCGAGCCAAAGGATCAGCCTCAGGAAGATCTGCAGCCGGGTGGAGGATCTGTGCCGCCTGGTAGAGGCAAGGATAAAGAGGAGGATTTGCAGACCGAAGCTGAGCAGTACGAGGATTTGAATTGCCCATTTGTTCCACGTGTGCAGTGGCCCTCCAGACATTGCTTGATTAACGGTAAATGTATCTGTAAATGATAAAGCCAAAGAATGAACTCTTATTACTACATCTATTGATTATCTACAGGCATAATAAGCAAGGGAATACATATGCATGCATGACTAGGACATACGATGATGAGACTTACATGAAACGCGAAAGTAGAACAAACTCTGGAAGAGAGCGTTGGGGGTAGGCTGGTGCCGTCTGGCTAACATGTActcctccgttcccaaatataagtctttctagagattccaacaagtgactacatacgaagcaaaatgagtgaatctacactctaaaatatgtctacatgcatccgtatgttgtattccatttgaaatgtctaaaaagacttatatttaggaacggagggagtacttgtctTATATATATACTACCAGAAGGATGCCACTCCATGTAATGATTAGTGCCAACAGGTAAACATCATCGCCAAGAGGAAAGACTTTCCGTTGCTTCCGTGTTAGGGGAGAGTCCATTGAATACAGTGTTTTGACAGGCGTTCAGTAGTTTGGACAAGTGGACTGCATGTTTACATGTGATTCATGGTTCATGGGGACCAGCTGGTCATAGCAACCTGATGCATTCAATTGCAAATTACATTCTTTCGGTGTCTACACCATCAAATGAATATATACACTTGTCCAGTTTTTCGCAAGCAATACATTTGGAAGATCAAAGCTACACTAAAAATCAAGATCTCCATGTGATATTTCTAGATGAAACATGTGATATCGACACTAGCTTAGAAAGAGAAGTGGGCTTAACGAAAGGCAACCTGGTTAAACATAGTTGCCAGCATGCCCGTTTAACGTTCATGTGTGCCGCCACCAACAAGCAGCATATAGTGAATATGTTCGCAAACTGGTTGGTCGGAGTTCACCTCAAACTTAAATCTCAGATCCGAGTTGAAGTGTGTGCTTTAATGTGGACGATCTAGAATTGCCGGAATGATTTTTCAAGTCCACACGGACAATATGCATGCGCTCCAAGACCATCACGTACCTGTGCGTCTCCCCTTTATCTAAAAATCACCTACCTGTGCTGtgctctcctcctctctccctcgtgTCAACCAACTTTTTCCATCCAAAAGTGACGAGCACGATGGAGAGGGTGAGCAGGAAAGGGTCGAGAAAGCGCCCACGAGGTTTCATGGTGTGAAACTGCTCCTAAGCCGAAAGCTACTCCCACGAGGTTTCCCTACCAGCTGACTGAAATGAAAGAGACCAACAACAAGAAGCGGCCAACCTCCAATGGCAGCCATGCGTATTTTATGTGTGCAAAGCCTGGCGACTTGCTTATTTCTTTATGGTTGCCTACACAAAACCATGGCGACTCCCACTAGTGACGAGGCTTATTTTAGGACTCACTGCAAGCGGCGTTCCTCGCCAACCCCGACCTGGTCCGACGTCCTTATTCTATGGTGAGCTGAGCTGCAAAGGCTGGCGAATAATGCTTGGTTTTGTACGTAAAGTACGCACGCCGGCGCTCTATATGCATCTCCACTACCAAAATTTATTCCGCCTGTCTCCCAACCGGATGAGATTTCAGCCTTTGCATGTCTGGCAGCTATAGAAGCACTGCCAGTTTGAGAGTATATTTTGTACTAAGTGACCATCATTAGCTCTTAATTACCCCTATGGCCCCTCGAGCACTTCTGGACCCTCCTACATCATATCGATGGTACGACTCATTCATTTAGCCGCACGATAGCATGCCTGCCTGGAGCCTTAATTTGACATTTCACCGTCCTGGTCGCCCGTTCCCTCCCCAACATGGTCTCGAATTTAGGAGCAATTTTACATTCAAGGTAATCTGGACAAACAGTAGATAAAACATGATCGTCATAAACTAGATCAACTAACAAAATAATTAAACCAGTCATGCGAACTACTCCCCCTGATCCCCAAATTTCAACTAAAACCACGACATTTATTTTGaatcggagggagtagtaaataaGATTTAAAAAAACAAGACATCCCTAACAACAGTAGtccaaagaaaagaaaatcaCTAACAGAAGGGACAAGAATACATATGGTGCAGTAGAAGAAGAGGCATTCGCATTGGAAGCCATGTTGCCGAGGAGATCATGGAAGGGTATTTTCATAGGCGCACCAGACGGAATGGGAGCAAATTTGAGCAGGGGTAATGCGAGTAGTGGATTCGAGTTAGTGGGGAAATGTAAATGTCCCATAAAATTACACCGTTGGAAACTACATTGTGATACGAATTGAATAATATATTGCGTATACAATATGCTCATCCACTTGCTACTGTTCATTAATACTGTATAATACACAATGCCCAGAGCACTTGCCAGCGTGCTCTAGTCCAAGACTATCACGTCGTGTGCTTTGCCCTCCTCCGGCTGGCTCCTCTGCTCACGCCAACAATGGCGACAAAAAGTGATCGCTCCGAACCAGCAACGAAACAGATCACAAAGCTGCTGGTTCATGTTCAAGTGTCGCCATTGTTGCGTCGTCCACGAGCAATAGGCATACCCACCACCAGAATTTACCTAATTGCCGACGGCCACATCTATGCCGACGGtccccgtcggcatagatggatATATCCCGACGGCCTAGGTCAAGCAGTAGGCGTAGGAAAGCCGTCGGCATATGTTCAgctatgccgacgggggccgtcggcatacctCAGCCGTCGGGAGCGCTGGTTGTACGCCTACGGTGGTCGTCAGCATAGCCACGGGCCCGGCTACGCAGTCAGCGACAACCGACAACGTTGGTCCTACACCGATGGAGCTAATGGGGGCCGTTGGCATAGCTTTGCTGACGTCATCGATCCGCGCCCTGTCCACGTCATCAATTCGAGGCCGACGGAGGCCGTGGGGGTGGCAGAGGTATGCCGACAGCCTAGCCGTCGTCATAGGCCTGGCCATGTCCTCCGCCACGTCATGGATCCGCGTGCTATGCCACCTCATCGATCCAGGGTATCGTCGATCCGTGGTCGTAACATAGATTTTGTGCTaattttttttcctattttatttattttctccTTTTTCAGAACTTAAATGTGCCTTATCTAAACAAAAAACATACCTCAATGATATTTcgattgccccccccccccccacagacATCGCTGCCGCCGTGTCACTGAGGGGGGAAACGACCGACATGGAGGGAATCAGGTTTAGATGGGACGGGCTACCTGAGGGGGTAGCAATGCCGCCAGGTGTTGCGGTGGGCCCTCCTACGCTTGTGGAGGCATGGTGGCAGGCGCAAGCACCCGACACGCGGCTCCGGGGTGTGCCCACACTCACTGGCGTCGCTGCCGCCGTGTCATGGAGTGGGGAAACGGCCACGTCAGGCCGACACGGAGGGAATCTTGGGGTGGGTTGAGCTGGGACCGTGCTCGGGGGCATAGCTATGGGCTGTGCTATGACAACCCGATGAAAAGGTCCACCGGTCAAACCCCGTCCggcgaaagtcaaagggctagatccgcTGGTCGACTGTGTCAGGGTTAGACGAGACGGGGTACCTGGGGGTAGCAAGGCCGCCAGGTGTTGCGGTGGGCCCTCCTATGCTTGTGGAAGCGTGGTGGCAGGCGCAAGCACCTGACACGCGGCTCCGGGGTGTACCCCCTCTCACAGGCGTCGCTGCCGCCGTGTCACGGAGTGGAGAAGCGACGACGTCAGTCCGACAAAGAGGGAATCTTGGGGTGGATCGCGCCGGGACCGTGTTCGGGGGCGTAGCTATGGGCTGGGCTATGACAACCCGGTGAAAAAGGTCCACCGGTCAAACCCCGTTGAAAACTACATTATGATACGAATAGGTGCATTAGACAGAATAGGAGCAAATTTGAGCACATGAAATTTGTAGGGATAATGCGAGTCGTGGGCCCGAATTAGGGAGACAAATGTAAATGTCCCCATAAAATTACACCGTAGAAATAAATTACATTGTGATACgcattgaataatatattgagtataCAATATGCTCGTCCACTTGCTACTGTTTATTAATACTGTATAATATACAATGCCCAGAGCACTTGCTAGCGTGCTCTAGTCCAAGACTATCACGTCGTGTGCTTTGCTCTCCTCCGGCTGGCTCCTCTGCTCACGCCAACAATGGCAACAAACAGTGATCGCTCCGAACCAGTAGCGAAACAGATCACAAAGCTGGGTCGTCCACGAACAATAGGCATCCCGGTCTCAAACCATGCTTATTTTATGGTTCCCTGTGCAAAGGCTGCTAAGACTGAGGACATTCTTATTTTTGGCACTGTGTTTATATGTCCAACGGTAAACAATGCTGCGAGCACTTTATAGTGTGCGTCTGTGTGTGTGGCCTCATGCTCACCAGAGACAGATTAGTGCACCACCAAGGGTACCAACTAAAGAGTACGTCTCATGATAAACTTGTTCACCCATGTGAGATGCATGACCATCTAAAAGTTCATTAGCAATCTAATCAAAGATACTGCACATAAGGCTGCATAGGACCACCAAGATGGAATCGTTTAGTTACAAACGCTAATGGACAACTACAGGTTGTTCTAATGGTTGGCAAAAGAAACAAGTGCCCCGCAAGTTGCTGAATACCAGATTCATATTTTAGTCTGAACCTTCCCGGTAAACACACTCCAATTAGTTCCGGCATTTTTTGAAATCAATTTAAGGCGAACTTAACAAATTCAGCCCTGACCTTTTGAAAAGGTGAAGGACGAACTGATTCATTTTGTGAAAAGAAATAACACCTTGAACCttacttttttttttttgcggctACCTTGAACCTTAGTTAGAGTCCAGTTAGTTCACTTTGATAAAATCAAACAAACCTTGAATCAAAGATAGAGTTCAATTACTTCATTTCACCAAAGCAATAACACTTTGAACCAAATGCAGCCTTCTAATGGTGAAACTTAGTGAAAGAGGACCTCATTAGATGTTTCCATGGCTTCTGAGCTATGCAATTGCTGACTGAGCTCCCGAAAGTTTGATTCCATGGACGTCGACTCAATCCACTTGACCAATCATCAGATTTTTCTAGACTGAGAGGATGATTTTGTCGCCGAACCCTTTTGATCCCGAAGGCAGAATTCACCATAACCTTGGGTGACACCATCTTTGGTAACTTCTAACTCTGACAAGTACATTTTCTCACCCATCTATGTTAGAACAGTCACGACCACCGCGTCGCCTCCctggcggctcgggaggagaAACAGCCCAGCCGCCGCGACTCCTTCTCCGCCCCTCCTAGTCTCACCGGCGCCGGAAGGGACTCCCTGGCAAAGGACGGGATGGCCCTGACGAAGGTGGCGGTGGGGCACCTGGTTTCCCCTATGGTGGCACGGGCATGCGGGCACTCGGCGCTGCAGAGGAGCTGCGGACGGCGGCAGCCACCGCCATGGGTTGGGCCAAGCACATCGCTCCGGAGGGCATGGTGTTGCGGGCGCTGTGGTGCCGGTGTAGCCTGGGTGGTCCCTGCTCAACGGCTTGGATCTAGCGATCCTTCCAGGATCTAGGGCCCTGGTCGGGCATCCAGGTTGGGCTCGGCCCGTCCGGCGGTGTGGCGGCTGCGATCGCCTCCTGCCTCGAGCTTGCGTGTTGGTGGTGGCAGGCTAGGAGACGGCGGTGTATCTATCTTCAGGTCTGTCTGGTAGCGAGTTTGGAGCAACAAGACTACCAGTGAAGACCGAGCCTCGACTACGGTAGCGAGTTTGGAGCAACAAGATTAGCTTATACGCAGAAGCTTACCAGTAGCGATGGTCAAAAACATGCGCTACTACTATGTACCAGTAGCGCGTTGTGTGCAAGATCACTACTACTATGTAAGTAGCAGTAGCACGTTCCACGcgaaaagcgctactactataactGCCACACCATTGCCGGCAGGCTaggtatagtagtagcgctggtaCATGGACAACGCTACTACTATtggtcttagcagtagcgcttgtccTGTGAACGTGCTACTTCTATGCGGGACTTATCCCCAAATTTTCCTCCCCCGTGCCCCGaccatcttcttcttcccctCACTCCCCGCTGCCTCGCTCCTCCGTCGCCGCCACATTGTCGTCGCCaccgcatcgccgccgccgtcctcggtatgccctcctccctcctcctcccaccgcgccctcctccctcctcctccggccgccccctcctccctcctcctctctcctcccttctcctccggtcgcccccttccccaccactgccccctcctcctctctcctccttcctcctcctccctccttcctccccctcctcctctctcctccctccccccaccccttgctccctcctccctccctcaTCTCTCCTCACTCTGTTCTTGCATAGAGTAGAATATTTTAGTGAATTAGTAAAAATTCaaactagctaggttaactagtttaattaggttaattatctaggttaactagctaggttaactaacTAGGTTATTTATAATAAGTGCTTAATACAACTAGTTTATTTATAGCAAGTGCTTAATACAACTAGTTTATTTACAGCaagtgcttaatagaactagtttatttatagtaagtgcttgatagaattagtttatttatagtaagtggtTAATACAAttagtttatttatagtaagtggtTAATATATTTTGTTTATGCAGAAATCAAGTTTGCCCCTGCCTCATCCCCGCAGTCGTCCCCATCATCGACCGCTTAAGACCTCTAGGTGAGGATAGCCAAATGATAATGTGTTGTAAATGTTGATGATGAAAATGCTAGTGCTATATAGTTGACATGTCATTGATGTCGATGATGATGCATTCTGAATATATAGAATGTCTTGGTGTTCTTGTTTGCAATGtgcctccgagtggcctatgttttgccggaatgttgttGTTTCCGTCCCgtcaaatttcaggcgctcgatatgtcttGTCTTTAGCgaaggtcatgccaaaattttcatgaattttagcatgacttgtgctacaatgTAGGGCATATCGACTGCTTGTGATTTGCTAGAACAGGAATTCAATGatatttcggcaaaacatagggcatttttttatgtcattgcttgatatatttCGGCAACACACAGAAGaatgccgactgttgtcgtggggatcgcttctctttctttttcttgtGCTAGATATTTGTAATGCACTAGGGAAAGGAAGAGtagcgaccatcaccgacggtcgcaataTCAGAGAGGGAGTGCCCACCATATATGTGCGATGAGAGATTAGGAATGAAGACTCGACAGACCTAAAGTCAACCCGTTGCATATTGAGTAATAGTGATCTGTGTGTTGAGTTTCGTGGTAGTCTCCTTATTTttaattaatgtttcaactatgaacataggaaatgtctggcGACGAAAAGGAATTCGGTATGTGCGAATATTGCGAAGACGAGCGCGCCCTGTGCGACAAGCCTCACCTAGTTGGtggtaggcgcttcagcatcaagctggatgacaCCTTCGAAGTGGacacagtaagtcacaacgacaagtcttttttcgtaattaagcatgacttctacttcttttgcttcaacttataattttaattttttgctattctactagcgtatcccctgccatgcaagaatgtATGTCTTGGATAAGGTTCGTTTCAGTACTATGAAAACTATGGAAGTAAATAGAGTTAACTTgaggaccgagcatggttataggTTTACCGCAAAATTATACAATTCATACATCTACACCCATTTTGAATGCAAACaatggagagcactatgcaaggcttatgcatttgagcatgatatgcttatcacctttgatattcgtccggaagatgatattgaagatAATATCGATATCTGGGTCAATGTGCAGACGCCttcagttctaccattatgtgagtttctcaaccatatttatgtcttggaCATTGTTCATTcaaaaaatagttgacaactaatttctattgacagcttatttccattcaagcaaacatgtccggcgcttggtagacatgacctaCTACTGTCCTGGGGCTAAACTAAACTACGatgagataagtcattatgtttcaaggcttgaggatcttcatacagtcaagacaaattattttcctgaacttgaaaatcttagtactcaaaacgtgcgaccaatagtgttcgtactaaactacggtcacatctatttaggaaagatggtaagatttttactttTTGTCCTCAgtcatcttttgcatacattattttttaagctaaactttgTTGCTAACTATGTtactacgatgttcttcaacagggactcccgatgatagTTGTGCCTCAATGGATCGAGGCTAAAGGTTGCATGTCCATGGTTTGCATAcggccaagacatcctacattgcacatgagtgcattcaggatttctaaaagcaAGCAAGTCTTAATAGTCAAAGACTGGAACAAAATTGTGAAGG
The sequence above is a segment of the Aegilops tauschii subsp. strangulata cultivar AL8/78 chromosome 6, Aet v6.0, whole genome shotgun sequence genome. Coding sequences within it:
- the LOC141025423 gene encoding uncharacterized protein, whose protein sequence is MVVAASLMFIVGFLKYLERTWALKRATLDNIRSSIKAQPSRDVPVGSKDSTRDIDEEELLLFAHHVLPTCMAALTDYSEDSGKVSENWKGQHIGKVVELELSLMYDILYTKATMIHHWYGYFLRVISPLATIVAFLLFHFYGKQGQSKIDVIITYILFGGALLLDMVSLVKAAFSTWTCDLLDNKGGWGATLCKRLQSSRRLVKAAACRPICSRGWSGSIGQYNLFDVCCRDMAKRSIRVLKKIKLDDWWKRYQYKGTLVIQSDVKKLLFQRIWQLILKNDDLSGMFNVKSAHGKNIELQEVVFIWHMATNIFLSYLQVAKVEPQCVNTIKAIKALSNYMMFLAVARHDMLPALKLRSMCEKTSNDLEEIWSAAGPEGRKAGFVGILDGLTFMKKTGPFFLYDKRDYGTVFARQLERAIGGQTLRARIAMDHESRRMFGHILPNFGGHETPVGVEKVLDLVLDGWVRMLVAASIKSSRESHAKQLSHGGELITIAWIMTEHFQRRVPR